The following coding sequences are from one Dermacentor silvarum isolate Dsil-2018 chromosome 4, BIME_Dsil_1.4, whole genome shotgun sequence window:
- the LOC119449802 gene encoding serine/threonine-protein kinase DCLK1-like, with protein MATAAERPPSFGEEVPRHSQLWLPPVPRRRFEANGVASPSVMRTSLQKLSEGRKARRLTFFRNGDRFDRGLVYALSLEKVRTFEALLEDLTRIMVDLPMGVRFIFSEDGREKVSQLEHLCEGCVYVCSSTDHFVRLPYGRQEPPRPHWTLGRSTRGIPGTPSSTPPAHHDTLPTHHGFVRPKLITVIRNGVRPRKAVRVLLNHKTARSFEQVLDDVTQVIKLDSGAVRKVFTLTGKPVTTLADFFGPDDIFIAYGLEKYSHDDFDLDSEECKHLNGAMRVRREQRFSCGRPMSPISDVSSNLSFQSSHSISPKASKKLHFTNHVVLPETVGQLYTVREMLGDGNFARVYQCVSRESGVEYALKIIDKDKCRGKEQMIANEVAILRRVQHPNVVLLVEEFNFDTELYLVMELVKGGDLFDAIAAATKFPEYEASRLVSDLASALAHLHSLRVVHRDIKPENLLVGVRGALKLADFGLATELPRDGSLLSTVCGTPTYVAPEILAETGYALEVDVWAMGVITYILLCGFPPFVSQTNNQDELFDQILSGRFEFMAPYWDSISASAQDLIRGMLQVDVTQRLSAVQVLAHPWLQQQGSGATRQSGAWQVGLHFEERPRSSLDAAGALSSAMS; from the exons ATGGCCACAGCAGCCGAGCGGCCCCCGTCCTTTGGCGAAGAGGTGCCCCGGCATTCCCAGCTCTGGTTGCCGCCCGTACCTCGGCGCCGGTTCGAGGCCAACGGTGTGGCATCACCCTCCGTGATGCGGACCAGCCTGCAGAAGTTGTCCGAGGGGAGGAAAGCGCGGCGCCTCACCTTCTTCCGCAATGGAGACCGCTTCGACAGGGGCCTGGTGTACGCGCTCTCACTGGAGAAAGTGCGCACGTTTGAAGCCCTCCTGGAGGATCTCACACGCATAATGGTGGACCTACCCATG GGCGTCCGGTTCATCTTTTCCGAGGACGGGCGGGAGAAGGTGTCCCAGCTGGAGCATCTGTGTGAGGGCTGTGTCTATGTGTGCTCCTCGACAGACCATTTCGTGCGACTTCCATACGGACGCCAGGAGCCGCCTCGTCCCCACTGGACCCTGGGGCGCAGCACTCGAGGCATTCCAGGAACTCCATCCTCTACACCCCCTGCACACCATGACACCTTGCCCACTCACCATGGCTTCGTGCGGCCCAAGCTCATTACA GTTATTCGCAATGGAGTGCGTCCAAGGAAAGCAGTGAGGGTACTGCTGAATCACAAAACAGCCCGATCATTTGAGCAGGTGCTCGATGATGTCACACAAGTGATCAAGCTTGACTCCGGTGCTGTGCGCAAGGTGTTCACTCTTACAGGAAAGCCG GTGACCACTTTGGCTGACTTCTTTGGTCCAGATGACATATTCATTGCATACGGCCTCGAGAAATACTCGCATGATGACTTCGATCTAGACTCTGAAG agTGTAAGCATCTTAATGGCGCTATGCGAGTGCGCCGAGAGCAGCGTTTTTCATGTGGTCGACCAATGTCTCCCATTTCAGACG TGTCTTCGAACCTGAGTTTCCAGAGCTCCCACTCCATTTcacccaaggcatccaaaaagcTTCATTTTACGAATCAT GTGGTACTACCAGAGACAGTTGGACAGCTGTATACGGTGCGGGAAATGCTGGGTGATGGCAACTTTGCTCGAGTCTACCAGTGCGTTTCCAG AGAGTCTGGTGTCGAGTATGCACTAAAAATCATCGACAAAGACAAGTGCAGAGGCAAG GAGCAGATGATCGCCAACGAGGTGGCCATTTTGCGGAGGGTTCAACATCCAAATGTGGTTCTGCTAGTTGAAGAGTTCAATTTTGACACTGAGCTCTACCTGGTCATGGAACTGGTCAAG GGGGGCGACCTGTTTGACGCCATAGCAGCGGCGACCAAGTTTCCAGAGTACGAGGCAAGTCGTCTGGTCAGCGACCTGGCCAGTGCACTTGCGCACCTTCACTCGTTGCGTGTTGTCCATCGGGACATCAAACCCGAGAACCTGCTTGTGGGTGTGCGAGGCGCACTCAAACTGGCTGACTTTGGCCTCGCAACAGAACTTCCCCGGGATGGATCCCTGCTGTCGACGGTGTGTGGCACGCCGACGTATGTGGCCCCCGAGATACTGGCCGAAACAGG TTATGCCTTGGAGGTTGATGTCTGGGCTATGGGTGTGATCACGTACATCCTTCTCTGCGGTTTTCCACCATTTGTCAG TCAAACTAACAATCAAGATGAACTGTTTGACCAGATTCTGAGTGGGCGGTTCGAGTTTATGGCTCCATACTGGGACAGTATATCTGCATCAGCTCAG GATTTGATCCGAGGCATGCTTCAGGTGGACGTTACACAGCGCTTGAGTGCAGTGCAAGTCCTTGCACATCCTTGGCTACAGCAACAG GGAAGTGGAGCGACCAGGCAGTCTGGCGCATGGCAAGTGGGCCTGCACTTTGAAGAGCGGCCACGTTCCAGCCTAGATGCTGCTGGTGCACTGTCGTCAGCCATG